A single window of Flagellimonas maritima DNA harbors:
- a CDS encoding RagB/SusD family nutrient uptake outer membrane protein has translation MRKKEFFNKRIFHYMGVAAALVFVQSCTDLEPNFGDSTNIQSDSGEFSGVSNPEGSLTNLYSGIQNLNGQQNEYALMEVSAENIAVLTRGADWGDNGVWRLLHNHNWGPGHLDVLNSWNRRNQQAFNATQLIDPASGASPTVLAQAQVIRAINMFMVVNFYGIAPFREVNDGPDVFPVSLSAQEAYDIILNDINSAINSGNLSSHGPDGDTFLIGEAAARFIRAKINLNAERILGAAPSGAYQAVIDDINAIEALDFELDQSTNYFDIWDISSNSEVILHLNTGTGERQWNMLHPNQGGWNGFVTLTETFRSFGTDDEDQDARLGLPGPEVNGVSVGYLRGQQKNAAGENLTDRQDNLLIYEDELLTSLEINNERNGIRIVKYPQRGADGRPAPTNDFVFIRFSEAVLMRAEAVLRNGGGGDATADVNAIRSRAGATTIGSATLDDVYDEYKREMNAESNITGQRARQLRYGTFADTWELKENQDEFRRLFPIPQNALANPNLVQNEGY, from the coding sequence ATGAGAAAAAAAGAATTTTTTAACAAGAGAATCTTCCATTACATGGGAGTGGCTGCCGCTTTAGTTTTTGTGCAGTCGTGTACAGATTTGGAACCTAATTTTGGTGATTCCACAAACATACAGAGCGACTCCGGTGAGTTTTCAGGTGTATCAAACCCCGAAGGCTCATTAACTAACCTATATTCCGGTATTCAAAACTTGAACGGGCAACAGAACGAGTATGCACTGATGGAGGTATCAGCAGAAAATATCGCAGTTTTAACAAGAGGTGCAGACTGGGGTGATAATGGAGTTTGGCGCTTATTGCATAACCATAATTGGGGACCAGGACATTTAGATGTTCTTAATTCTTGGAATAGGAGAAATCAACAAGCATTTAATGCAACACAGCTAATTGACCCTGCTTCTGGAGCTTCACCAACCGTGTTGGCACAAGCACAGGTAATTCGTGCCATTAACATGTTCATGGTAGTAAATTTTTATGGAATCGCACCGTTTAGGGAAGTTAATGATGGTCCAGATGTTTTTCCAGTATCACTTAGTGCACAAGAAGCTTATGATATCATATTAAATGATATCAACTCAGCTATCAATAGTGGTAATTTGAGCAGTCATGGTCCAGATGGAGATACTTTCCTCATTGGAGAGGCCGCAGCCAGATTCATAAGAGCTAAAATAAATCTTAATGCCGAACGCATTTTAGGAGCTGCTCCTTCAGGTGCTTATCAAGCAGTTATAGATGATATCAATGCAATTGAAGCTCTAGACTTTGAATTAGATCAAAGCACCAACTATTTTGATATTTGGGATATTTCCAGTAATAGCGAGGTAATTCTTCATTTGAATACTGGAACAGGCGAACGACAGTGGAACATGCTACATCCTAATCAAGGAGGTTGGAACGGTTTTGTTACTTTGACAGAAACTTTTAGGTCTTTTGGAACAGATGATGAAGATCAAGATGCTCGATTAGGTCTTCCAGGGCCTGAAGTGAATGGTGTAAGTGTAGGATATCTTCGTGGACAACAAAAAAATGCTGCAGGTGAAAATCTTACAGACCGACAAGATAATCTATTAATCTACGAAGATGAATTGCTTACCAGTTTGGAAATTAATAATGAAAGGAATGGTATTCGTATCGTAAAATATCCTCAACGTGGAGCGGATGGAAGACCTGCACCAACAAATGATTTTGTTTTCATTCGTTTCTCAGAAGCTGTTCTCATGCGTGCCGAAGCTGTATTACGTAATGGTGGCGGTGGTGATGCTACGGCGGATGTAAACGCAATTCGTTCTAGGGCTGGTGCTACAACAATAGGATCTGCTACTTTAGATGATGTATATGACGAGTACAAAAGAGAGATGAATGCGGAATCCAATATAACAGGTCAAAGAGCAAGACAGTTACGATATGGTACTTTTGCAGATACTTGGGAATTAAAAGAAAATCAAGATGAATTTAGAAGATTATTTCCCATACCTCAAAATGCATTGGCCAATCCAAATTTAGTTCAAAACGAAGGTTACTAG
- a CDS encoding LacI family DNA-binding transcriptional regulator, giving the protein MKNKITLKDIARELEVSISTVSKALKNSEEISRDTKEKIQAFAKLYNYKPNNIAISLKNKRTKNIGVVIPAIVHHFFTTVIRGIEKYANSNGYNVIVCLSEESFDKEVINMEMLANGSIDGFIMSLSSETQQKGDYNHLKEVTEQGIPVVLFDRITNEIDCDKVIIDDELGAYMATKNLIAQGRRKIALITTDDYLSVSKARTEGYKKALLESNFKIDESRILKLSSMEMDEKSIVDFFSKQKVDAVLCVNEIFTVFSMKLIQKKGLNIPKDVSFIGFTDGLLSKYANPSLTVVAQHGEKMGKIAAQMLIDKVESDSEEEAFQTKILEPTLVVRDSTIN; this is encoded by the coding sequence TTGAAAAATAAAATAACCTTAAAGGATATCGCCAGAGAGCTTGAAGTCTCTATATCTACCGTATCAAAAGCCCTAAAAAATAGCGAGGAAATAAGTAGGGATACCAAAGAGAAGATTCAAGCTTTTGCTAAATTGTACAATTACAAGCCGAACAATATTGCCATAAGCCTTAAAAACAAGAGAACCAAAAATATAGGTGTTGTCATCCCTGCTATAGTTCACCATTTTTTTACGACCGTAATACGCGGAATAGAAAAATATGCAAATTCAAATGGATATAACGTCATTGTTTGTCTTTCGGAAGAATCATTTGATAAAGAGGTGATAAATATGGAAATGCTTGCCAATGGGAGTATTGACGGTTTTATAATGTCACTTTCCTCGGAAACACAACAAAAAGGGGATTACAATCATCTTAAAGAAGTAACAGAACAGGGGATTCCCGTAGTTTTGTTCGATCGAATTACAAACGAAATTGACTGTGATAAAGTTATTATTGATGATGAGTTGGGAGCTTATATGGCAACAAAAAATCTTATTGCACAGGGAAGAAGAAAAATAGCATTGATTACAACAGACGATTATTTGAGTGTTAGTAAGGCTAGAACCGAAGGATATAAAAAAGCACTTTTGGAAAGTAACTTTAAAATTGATGAATCTAGAATACTCAAACTTTCATCTATGGAAATGGATGAAAAAAGTATAGTGGATTTTTTTAGCAAACAAAAGGTTGATGCTGTACTTTGTGTGAACGAAATATTTACGGTATTTAGCATGAAACTTATTCAGAAAAAAGGACTTAATATTCCTAAGGACGTGTCTTTTATAGGTTTTACTGATGGGTTGCTTTCCAAATATGCAAACCCAAGCTTGACCGTAGTTGCACAACACGGTGAAAAAATGGGAAAAATCGCTGCGCAGATGTTGATAGATAAAGTAGAAAGTGACAGTGAAGAAGAAGCATTTCAAACTAAAATATTAGAACCAACATTAGTGGTCAGGGATTCAACAATTAATTAA
- a CDS encoding SusC/RagA family TonB-linked outer membrane protein, whose translation MKITLLKSFLLLGAFLCFSLIKAQTVSGTVSDASGPLPGASVVVKGTTNGTQTDFDGNYTLNDVAADAVIVFSYIGFSSQEVPVNGQATIDVVLQEDASELDEVVVVGYGTQTRKTAVGAIESVKSEEFNKGVIVNPQQLIQGKSAGVQISASNGEPGGAVNVRIRGTASVRSNNNPLYVVDGVPLSGSDTNARVGGGAADGTGSINTDLGTSSAIDPLSFLNPNDIESIDILKDASATAIYGSRGANGVVLITTKSGKSGKSVLEFSSTFSVGWIPNQLDLLDRDQFLDAQNRLANILIPGSTFPDAGGNTDTQDLIYRASFTQNHNLSYGGGNENGNYRISMGYQDQEGEVEDSYFDRLTLRINASQRFFDNKLRLTTQATISNIENQRAPISDSPNARGDLLSAAWNFAPDQDLRGTGGSFVGGFFQPSAERRNPEALLELTRTASSTMRALINVGARYNFTDNLSFNTNVGLDKAVSSSYQVFSPLFVSDQTLNVGRAGLNELDQINSTWESYFSYNKSFGENVLDLTLGHSYQEFITETQFVEAAGFRTDNLFQMVNNIASSTAQTVDTTQDVDELQSFFFRTNYSIAGKYNFSGTVRIDGSSRFGGNNKYGTFGSIGAAWTLSEEDWFPEVFDTFKFRAAYGVVGNQEGLGTNQFSARDRFTRAAINNAGVEQEAGSSNVAFNNPDLKWEENTQFTVGIDWAIMDNRISGSLDYYNYVTEGFLLQQVSPQPAVQPFFFSNVDGDIVNSGIDFTINAIPVETEDFTWDFNFNFNYNDNILENYTGPAINAGPINGPGLTGAFSQQLANNQPLFSFFVQDWVGLSPDTGVPETTGVNQFRLANGEISSVGEQVFIGESGLPDITLGITQNFRYKNWDMSLFFNGLFGQSIYNNNRNAYLTIGNLAQGRNVTVDAASNIGIENPLNIQEVSSRFVEDGSFLRLQNVSLGHNVPLSENSIFSSLRVFANAQNLFIITDYSGQDPEVSTPRVLNNVPSAGIDLTAFPRPTTISLGFNASF comes from the coding sequence ATGAAGATTACGCTACTTAAAAGCTTTTTGTTGCTAGGTGCATTTTTGTGCTTTAGTCTAATAAAAGCTCAGACAGTATCAGGTACTGTTTCAGACGCAAGTGGCCCCTTACCGGGAGCCAGTGTTGTTGTTAAGGGAACTACCAATGGTACTCAAACTGACTTTGATGGTAACTATACCTTAAATGATGTTGCTGCTGATGCAGTCATCGTTTTTAGTTATATTGGTTTTTCTTCTCAGGAAGTCCCTGTAAATGGACAAGCAACTATAGACGTTGTTTTACAGGAAGACGCCAGTGAGTTGGATGAAGTCGTTGTTGTAGGTTATGGTACGCAGACTAGAAAAACGGCTGTCGGTGCTATTGAAAGTGTTAAATCTGAAGAGTTTAATAAAGGTGTAATAGTTAATCCTCAACAGTTAATACAAGGTAAGTCTGCTGGTGTTCAAATATCTGCGTCCAATGGAGAGCCAGGTGGTGCTGTGAATGTTAGAATTCGTGGTACAGCTTCAGTCAGATCTAACAACAATCCATTATACGTGGTAGATGGTGTACCCCTTAGTGGTTCAGATACCAATGCAAGAGTTGGTGGAGGTGCTGCTGATGGTACTGGAAGTATTAATACAGACCTTGGGACAAGTTCTGCAATTGATCCTTTAAGTTTTCTTAACCCTAATGACATTGAAAGTATCGATATTTTGAAAGATGCTTCAGCTACGGCAATTTATGGATCGCGAGGGGCTAATGGTGTGGTTTTGATTACTACAAAAAGTGGTAAATCTGGGAAAAGTGTTCTGGAATTTTCTTCAACTTTCTCTGTTGGCTGGATTCCAAACCAATTGGACCTTTTGGATAGAGACCAATTTTTAGATGCTCAAAACCGCTTGGCAAATATCCTTATACCTGGATCAACATTCCCAGATGCAGGAGGTAATACAGATACTCAAGATCTTATTTACAGAGCTTCCTTTACTCAAAACCATAATCTTTCATACGGTGGTGGTAATGAAAATGGAAATTACCGGATTTCAATGGGGTACCAGGACCAAGAAGGTGAGGTAGAGGACAGTTATTTTGATAGATTGACTTTGCGTATAAATGCTTCGCAGCGTTTCTTTGATAACAAATTAAGATTGACTACACAAGCGACAATCTCTAATATCGAAAATCAACGTGCTCCGATATCGGATAGTCCAAACGCCAGAGGAGATTTATTATCTGCTGCATGGAATTTCGCACCAGATCAAGACTTAAGAGGTACTGGAGGTAGTTTTGTAGGTGGTTTTTTTCAACCTTCTGCAGAACGAAGAAACCCAGAAGCCTTATTAGAACTAACGAGAACTGCTTCAAGTACGATGAGAGCTTTGATAAATGTTGGAGCGCGATATAATTTCACCGATAATCTAAGTTTTAATACAAATGTTGGTTTGGACAAAGCAGTTTCTTCTTCATATCAAGTTTTTTCACCGCTTTTTGTATCCGACCAAACATTAAACGTTGGTAGAGCAGGATTAAACGAATTGGATCAAATTAATAGTACTTGGGAATCTTACTTTAGTTACAATAAAAGCTTTGGTGAGAATGTACTTGATCTTACGCTAGGTCACTCTTATCAAGAGTTTATAACAGAAACACAATTCGTTGAAGCAGCAGGATTTAGAACGGACAATTTGTTCCAAATGGTAAATAACATCGCATCTTCTACTGCTCAGACAGTTGATACTACACAAGATGTAGATGAGCTGCAATCTTTTTTCTTTCGTACGAATTACTCCATAGCTGGAAAATATAACTTCTCCGGTACCGTAAGAATTGATGGTTCCTCTCGTTTTGGAGGTAACAACAAATATGGAACATTTGGATCCATTGGTGCTGCATGGACACTTTCCGAGGAAGATTGGTTTCCAGAAGTTTTTGACACGTTTAAATTTAGAGCCGCTTACGGTGTGGTTGGTAACCAAGAAGGACTTGGTACAAACCAATTCTCAGCAAGAGATCGTTTTACCAGAGCAGCTATCAATAATGCTGGTGTAGAACAAGAAGCTGGATCTTCTAATGTTGCTTTTAATAATCCCGATTTAAAATGGGAGGAGAATACACAGTTTACGGTCGGTATAGACTGGGCGATAATGGACAATAGAATAAGTGGTTCCTTAGATTACTATAATTATGTGACAGAAGGATTTTTATTACAGCAAGTAAGTCCACAACCTGCTGTACAGCCTTTCTTTTTCTCAAATGTAGATGGAGACATCGTAAACTCAGGTATTGATTTTACCATTAATGCAATACCGGTTGAGACTGAAGATTTTACATGGGATTTCAACTTTAATTTTAACTACAATGATAACATCTTGGAAAATTATACTGGCCCTGCAATTAATGCTGGACCTATAAATGGTCCAGGTCTGACCGGTGCATTTTCCCAACAACTGGCAAACAACCAGCCATTGTTCAGCTTTTTTGTTCAAGATTGGGTTGGACTTTCGCCTGACACAGGTGTTCCAGAAACGACAGGGGTTAACCAATTCCGTTTAGCAAACGGTGAAATTTCTTCCGTTGGAGAGCAAGTATTTATTGGTGAAAGTGGTCTGCCTGATATAACCTTGGGCATAACCCAAAACTTTAGATACAAAAATTGGGATATGAGCTTGTTTTTTAATGGTCTTTTTGGACAATCCATATACAACAATAATAGAAATGCATATCTTACAATCGGAAATTTGGCACAAGGACGCAACGTAACTGTTGATGCTGCATCTAATATTGGTATAGAAAACCCTTTAAATATTCAAGAAGTATCTAGCAGATTTGTCGAAGACGGTTCTTTTCTAAGATTGCAAAATGTAAGTTTGGGCCATAATGTTCCATTGTCTGAGAATAGCATATTCAGCAGTCTCAGAGTTTTTGCAAACGCTCAAAATCTGTTTATAATAACAGATTATAGTGGTCAAGATCCTGAAGTTTCTACTCCAAGGGTCTTGAACAATGTACCTTCTGCTGGTATTGACTTAACCGCATTTCCTAGACCAACAACAATATCTTTAGGCTTTAATGCAAGTTTCTAA